In the Anguilla anguilla isolate fAngAng1 chromosome 7, fAngAng1.pri, whole genome shotgun sequence genome, one interval contains:
- the LOC118231904 gene encoding acidic leucine-rich nuclear phosphoprotein 32 family member B-like isoform X2: MDMKKRIHLELRNRAPSDVRELVLDNCRSNEGKIEGLTAEFVNLKFLSLINVGLMSVSNLPKLGKLKQLELSDNRISGGLDVLAEKLPNLTHLNLSGNKLKDISTLEPLKKLDNLKSLDLFNCEVTNLNDYRESVFKLLPKLTYLDGYDMEDREASDSDGDLDGDGVDYEDDEGEDEEDDEDGEEDLDEEDDDEDDEEVDGEEDDDVSGEDEEEDIGRVGAADAAADDDDDDDDDDDDDEDEEEEEGARGEKRKREADDEDDEDDD; the protein is encoded by the exons ATGGACATGAAAAAGAGGATCCACCTAGAACTGAGAAATAGGGCACCATCTGAT GTACGAGAACTAGTCCTTGACAACTGCCGGTCAAATGAAGGAAAAATTGAAGGTCTCACTGCAGAGTTTGTGAATCTCAAATTCCTCAGCCTAATAAATGTTGGCTTAATGTCTGTTTCCAACCTTCCCAAGCTTGGTAAATTAAAACAA TTGGAGCTCAGTGACAACAGAATTTCAGGGGGACTCGATGTCCTGGCAGAAAAACTTCCAAACCTCACACACCTCAACCTCAGCGGAAACAAACTCAAAGACATCAGCACATTGGAGCCTTTG AAAAAGCTAGACAATCTGAAGAGCCTTGATCTGTTcaactgtgaggtcacaaacctGAATGACTACCGGGAGAGCGTGTTCAAGCTGCTGCCCAAGCTCACGTACCTGGATGGATACGACATGGAGGACCGGGAGGCGTCCGACTCGGACGGGGACCTGGATGGAGATGGAGTAGACTATGAGGATGATGAAG GagaggatgaagaggatgatgaagatGGAGAGGAGGATTTGGATGAAGAGGATGATGACGAAGATGACGAGGAGGTAGACGGGGAAGAGGATGATGATGTCAGTGGAGAGGATGAA GAAGAAGACATTGGCCGGGTTGGAGcagctgatgctgctgctgatgatgatgatgatgacgacgacgatgatgatgatgatgaagacgaGGAGG aggaggaaggagcgAGAGGTGAGAAGAGGAAGCGTGAGGCAGACGAcgaagatgatgaagatgacGATTAA
- the coro2a gene encoding coronin-2A isoform X2 has protein sequence MTWRPQYRTSKFRHVFGKAAAKENCYDGVPITRSVQDNNFCAVNPHFVAVITECAGGGAFLVLSIRHTGKVDPHHPRVCGHKGNVLDIKWNPFNDFCIASCSEDTTVKIWDIPKHGVMKDITVPTKELQGHSRRVGFIEWHPTASNVLFSTAYDYKVMVWNLDTPEQVIKNPVKTISEHSDLVLSMSFNTDGSRLATSCKDKKIRIIETRTGRLLQEANCKSHKASKVFFLGNLKMLLSTGNSRWNHRQIALWDQEDLSVPLAEEDLDGSSGVLFPFYDPDTHMLYLAGKGDGNIRYYEISSEKPYVQYLSEHRSILPQKGMGVMPKRGLDVCSCEVFRFYRLVTIKSLIEPLSMIVPRRSESYQEDIYPMTAGDRPAMTAGEWFTGMDKGPVLMSLKPGSRLADLYPEKDTSLGGTPYQSRAGLLELSPLEGQDAKGPNTLNAPSKEDQTQGTVWTTTSNGCELMQCSPPKTENELRQAFFQQQNEIRRLMDLLTQRDVRIKQLELEINNVKNSRGPP, from the exons ATGACATGGCGGCCCCAGTATCGCACGTCCAAGTTCCGGCACGTGTTCGGCAAGGCCGCCGCCAAGGAGAACTGCTACGACGGCGTCCCCATCACCCGGAGCGTCCAGGACAACAACTTCTGCGCCGTCAACCCGCACTTCGTCGCCGTCATCACAGAGTgcgccgggggcggagcctttCTGGTCCTCTCCATTCGCCAc ACGGGGAAAGTGGACCCCCACCACCCGCGAGTGTGCGGCCACAAGGGGAACGTGCTGGACATCAAATGGAACCCCTTCAACGACTTCTGCATCGCGTCCTGCTCTGAGGACACTACT GTGAAAATCTGGGACATTCCAAAGCATGGCGTAATGAAGGACATCACGGTCCCCACGAAGGAGCTGCAGGGTCACTCTCGGAGGGTGGGGTTCATCGAGTGGCACCCCACCGCCAGCAACGTGCTCTTCAGCACGGCCTACGACTACAAG GTGATGGTGTGGAACCTGGACACGCCGGAGCAGGTGATCAAGAACCCGGTGAAGACCATCAGCGAGCACTCGGACCTGGTGCTCTCCATGAGCTTCAACACCGACGGCAGCAGGCTGGCTACGTCCTGCAAGGACAAGAAGATACGCATCATAGAGACTCGCACTGGGAGACtcctacag GAAGCTAACTGCAAGTCGCATAAAGCCAGCAAGGTGTTCTTTCTGGGGAACCTGAAGATGCTCCTTTCAACAGGAAACTCGCGGTGGAACCACAGGCAAATAGCTCTGTGGGATCAG GAGGACCTGTCGGTGCCGCTGGCAGAAGAGGACCTGGATGGCTCCTCTGGTGTTCTGTTCCCCTTCTATGACCCTGATACTCACATGCTGTACCTGGCTGGAAAG GGCGACGGTAATATCAGATATTATGAAATCAGCTCGGAGAAACCCTACGTGCAGTACCTCAGCGAACATCGTTCCATCCTCCCACAGAAGGGAATGG GGGTCATGCCAAAGAGGGGTCTGGACGTGTGCTCCTGCGAGGTGTTCCGTTTTTACAGGCTGGTGACGATCAAGAGCCTCATCGAGCCGCTCTCCATGATCGTCCCGCGCAGG TCGGAATCATACCAGGAAGACATCTACCCCATGACCGCAGGAGACCGGCCAGCGATGACTGCGGGAGAGTGGTTTACGGGGATGGACAAAG GCCCAGTCCTGATGTCCCTGAAGCCTGGGAGTAGATTAGCAGACCTGTACCCAGAGAAGGACACATCCCTGGGGGGCACGCCCTACCAGAGCCGGGCCGGGCTCCTGGAGCTCAGTCCCCTGGAGGGCCAAGACGCTAAGGGCCCAAACACCCTCAACGCCCCGTCCAAGGAGGACCAGACCCAGGGCACAGTCTGGACCACCACGTCCAATGGGTGCGAGCTCATGCAGTGTTCCCCTCCTAAAACTGAAAACGAG ctccgACAGGCGTTTTTCCAGCAGCAGAATGAGATTCGTCGGCTAATGGATCTGCTGACCCAGAGGGATGTGCGGATTAAACAGTTAGAGCTGGAAATCAACAATGTGAAGAACTCACGGGGACCACCATGA
- the LOC118231904 gene encoding acidic leucine-rich nuclear phosphoprotein 32 family member B-like isoform X1: protein MDMKKRIHLELRNRAPSDVRELVLDNCRSNEGKIEGLTAEFVNLKFLSLINVGLMSVSNLPKLGKLKQLELSDNRISGGLDVLAEKLPNLTHLNLSGNKLKDISTLEPLKKLDNLKSLDLFNCEVTNLNDYRESVFKLLPKLTYLDGYDMEDREASDSDGDLDGDGVDYEDDEEGEDEEDDEDGEEDLDEEDDDEDDEEVDGEEDDDVSGEDEEEDIGRVGAADAAADDDDDDDDDDDDDEDEEEEEGARGEKRKREADDEDDEDDD, encoded by the exons ATGGACATGAAAAAGAGGATCCACCTAGAACTGAGAAATAGGGCACCATCTGAT GTACGAGAACTAGTCCTTGACAACTGCCGGTCAAATGAAGGAAAAATTGAAGGTCTCACTGCAGAGTTTGTGAATCTCAAATTCCTCAGCCTAATAAATGTTGGCTTAATGTCTGTTTCCAACCTTCCCAAGCTTGGTAAATTAAAACAA TTGGAGCTCAGTGACAACAGAATTTCAGGGGGACTCGATGTCCTGGCAGAAAAACTTCCAAACCTCACACACCTCAACCTCAGCGGAAACAAACTCAAAGACATCAGCACATTGGAGCCTTTG AAAAAGCTAGACAATCTGAAGAGCCTTGATCTGTTcaactgtgaggtcacaaacctGAATGACTACCGGGAGAGCGTGTTCAAGCTGCTGCCCAAGCTCACGTACCTGGATGGATACGACATGGAGGACCGGGAGGCGTCCGACTCGGACGGGGACCTGGATGGAGATGGAGTAGACTATGAGGATGATGAAG AAGGagaggatgaagaggatgatgaagatGGAGAGGAGGATTTGGATGAAGAGGATGATGACGAAGATGACGAGGAGGTAGACGGGGAAGAGGATGATGATGTCAGTGGAGAGGATGAA GAAGAAGACATTGGCCGGGTTGGAGcagctgatgctgctgctgatgatgatgatgatgacgacgacgatgatgatgatgatgaagacgaGGAGG aggaggaaggagcgAGAGGTGAGAAGAGGAAGCGTGAGGCAGACGAcgaagatgatgaagatgacGATTAA
- the coro2a gene encoding coronin-2A isoform X1: protein MTTKMTWRPQYRTSKFRHVFGKAAAKENCYDGVPITRSVQDNNFCAVNPHFVAVITECAGGGAFLVLSIRHTGKVDPHHPRVCGHKGNVLDIKWNPFNDFCIASCSEDTTVKIWDIPKHGVMKDITVPTKELQGHSRRVGFIEWHPTASNVLFSTAYDYKVMVWNLDTPEQVIKNPVKTISEHSDLVLSMSFNTDGSRLATSCKDKKIRIIETRTGRLLQEANCKSHKASKVFFLGNLKMLLSTGNSRWNHRQIALWDQEDLSVPLAEEDLDGSSGVLFPFYDPDTHMLYLAGKGDGNIRYYEISSEKPYVQYLSEHRSILPQKGMGVMPKRGLDVCSCEVFRFYRLVTIKSLIEPLSMIVPRRSESYQEDIYPMTAGDRPAMTAGEWFTGMDKGPVLMSLKPGSRLADLYPEKDTSLGGTPYQSRAGLLELSPLEGQDAKGPNTLNAPSKEDQTQGTVWTTTSNGCELMQCSPPKTENELRQAFFQQQNEIRRLMDLLTQRDVRIKQLELEINNVKNSRGPP from the exons ATGACAACAAAG ATGACATGGCGGCCCCAGTATCGCACGTCCAAGTTCCGGCACGTGTTCGGCAAGGCCGCCGCCAAGGAGAACTGCTACGACGGCGTCCCCATCACCCGGAGCGTCCAGGACAACAACTTCTGCGCCGTCAACCCGCACTTCGTCGCCGTCATCACAGAGTgcgccgggggcggagcctttCTGGTCCTCTCCATTCGCCAc ACGGGGAAAGTGGACCCCCACCACCCGCGAGTGTGCGGCCACAAGGGGAACGTGCTGGACATCAAATGGAACCCCTTCAACGACTTCTGCATCGCGTCCTGCTCTGAGGACACTACT GTGAAAATCTGGGACATTCCAAAGCATGGCGTAATGAAGGACATCACGGTCCCCACGAAGGAGCTGCAGGGTCACTCTCGGAGGGTGGGGTTCATCGAGTGGCACCCCACCGCCAGCAACGTGCTCTTCAGCACGGCCTACGACTACAAG GTGATGGTGTGGAACCTGGACACGCCGGAGCAGGTGATCAAGAACCCGGTGAAGACCATCAGCGAGCACTCGGACCTGGTGCTCTCCATGAGCTTCAACACCGACGGCAGCAGGCTGGCTACGTCCTGCAAGGACAAGAAGATACGCATCATAGAGACTCGCACTGGGAGACtcctacag GAAGCTAACTGCAAGTCGCATAAAGCCAGCAAGGTGTTCTTTCTGGGGAACCTGAAGATGCTCCTTTCAACAGGAAACTCGCGGTGGAACCACAGGCAAATAGCTCTGTGGGATCAG GAGGACCTGTCGGTGCCGCTGGCAGAAGAGGACCTGGATGGCTCCTCTGGTGTTCTGTTCCCCTTCTATGACCCTGATACTCACATGCTGTACCTGGCTGGAAAG GGCGACGGTAATATCAGATATTATGAAATCAGCTCGGAGAAACCCTACGTGCAGTACCTCAGCGAACATCGTTCCATCCTCCCACAGAAGGGAATGG GGGTCATGCCAAAGAGGGGTCTGGACGTGTGCTCCTGCGAGGTGTTCCGTTTTTACAGGCTGGTGACGATCAAGAGCCTCATCGAGCCGCTCTCCATGATCGTCCCGCGCAGG TCGGAATCATACCAGGAAGACATCTACCCCATGACCGCAGGAGACCGGCCAGCGATGACTGCGGGAGAGTGGTTTACGGGGATGGACAAAG GCCCAGTCCTGATGTCCCTGAAGCCTGGGAGTAGATTAGCAGACCTGTACCCAGAGAAGGACACATCCCTGGGGGGCACGCCCTACCAGAGCCGGGCCGGGCTCCTGGAGCTCAGTCCCCTGGAGGGCCAAGACGCTAAGGGCCCAAACACCCTCAACGCCCCGTCCAAGGAGGACCAGACCCAGGGCACAGTCTGGACCACCACGTCCAATGGGTGCGAGCTCATGCAGTGTTCCCCTCCTAAAACTGAAAACGAG ctccgACAGGCGTTTTTCCAGCAGCAGAATGAGATTCGTCGGCTAATGGATCTGCTGACCCAGAGGGATGTGCGGATTAAACAGTTAGAGCTGGAAATCAACAATGTGAAGAACTCACGGGGACCACCATGA